ATTCATCAGGAGTATGTAGTATATCTGACAGTTTAGTTTACCTTGAAcattaaatcaatatttttattataatatgatTAACTTCTGCAAAGTTTGTTAAGGTATAATGActtggagcattttttttttttttttttttaggaaacacCTTCAAGGCTCTTaaagacattttttcttcttattcgaAAAGTTCGTAACAGGGGCTTGTGAATTGTTGGTTGCTCCTTTGCTAACTAAGCAAAGGTTTTAGATTTAGAGGctactcctttcttttcttttattcatataCCTGAATTTTTGTAATTATTAGGTCCTCATTTATCACACCTCAGAAATTGGTTTTCACTACAAAACTGAAAGGTTCAAATGGGATTTAAACTGTCAAAAAAATTGGGTCCACTCTAGGTACTTTTTGAATCATGACAGTAATTTGATCCTATAGCTTAAGAATATagagaatatagaaataaaaggaattgcAGGGCTCAGACATCTACTCTGATGCAAATTATTCACCAGTTGCCACTTGTCGAATGGAGACTCAGCGTGGGTTCTTTGGAGAGAATATATAAAGCCTGCAGGAAGTTAACAGAGGTGCTTTGTTCAATTCCATGTTGTATTTATGTACCTGAGAACACTTTGGACAAAAGCAAGCTAGGCTTCTGGTGCAGATGGTGGACTGAGTGTGACAAGCTCTGCTATACTGTGATAACCACTGAGAACAGGCTGACGCACAGGCCAGCCCCATGTTCACAGGGCTCCTGGCAAGCCCAGCTCTGAGCTTTCTCATGGTGAGAACAGCAGGGAGGCAGTTCAGTCCCTTTGGACATAAGTGCAATAGGCTACAGTCCCTATACTGCTCCAGAGAAGCAGGTTGAAACCTGTACCAGCCCCATTTAGATGTACAGTTATAAACCACAGGAATTTTGTGCTAGATTCAGCCCCTATTCCACCAGAGATGCTACCCAGGTCACTGTATTTCCCAttccttcttttcttaaaaaatatttaaatgataaagGCTTTATATATTCAAGTGTACAATGTCATGACTTGGTATTTACATACAGAGTGTAGTGAAGGAAAGTGAAAAACTTGAGTGAAGAAAGTTGCAAAGCctctcaggctggcctcaggtTTTGGAGCAGCATCTGTTCCTCTATGGATAAAAGCAGTTGAGCAATCCCCTGCCAATTTTCTCAAGTTTGATTCTGACCTCCACCACTTGCTCACTATGTCATTCAGGATGTCACTTAATCTTCTCTAagcaccactttgtttatctgtATCGTGATTAATCAGAATGACTTCTGATCTCATGAGGATGACTTGAGATACACCCAAGTATGCAAAGTGCTTAGTACAGTGCCTTAAGGGTAGGAAGGCCCAGTGCGTGGTAAGTGCCTGGCTGCAGACCCCAGCTTTTTTGCAGTTTTCTTGGGAAATTTCCAACAGATTCCTTTATGTATTCCTTATGTCAGCTAAATTCAAAACATGATAAAGGAATCAAATATGGTAAGCCCAGACAGGAAACTCAGAGATCTGTGACTTTGTAGGTACCAACTGGATTCTGACAATCAAAGAAGTAAGAACAGGaggtttcagtttctttttcttgaagtctGAAAGTCAGGGAAGCCCTCTCTGAAAAAATGGCATTCAAGTCCCTGTGCAGAACAAGAGAatttccaggcagaggaaagggTAGTGACTTGCCCAGAAACTTACAGGTACTTAGTGGGTAAAAGAGGTCTCTTGATCCCTTTTTTGACCTTTCCTTTATGGTATCAAACTGCCTCTCTTATCTGGAATctccagaaaatattttggatgGAGCATGGATAAAACTGACCTTGTTTAGGATTATATGGAAGTACAATCTTCCATTACAAAATGGAATAGCTATTGTGTTTAAGACTCTGTATTGGGTGTGTAAAAACTCAGGATCTTTCTGATAAACCATTTCTCTTTTTGGTCAATGGTCTCCCACTCAGGTTGGAAGCTCCAGCATCTTCATTGACCCCTCTATGTCTCTTTCTCCACCTCTTTCCACTATCCTTATCCACCCAGGTTGTGGTTACATCTTTTTAACTTGACTCCTGGCTCTCTTGGTACTGGGCATTGGGAAGGAAATTTGAAGTTAATAATATAGGATAGACTCTTGATTGAGGATTTAAGATTATTTCTTGAATGGGCTTGGTCTCTGAtacttttatttagaaataaacaaaaaaaaattctatcagtTAAAAGCATCTATGATTCTACCATCTAGAAATAACCAATATGAACCACTATCAccatatgtatatttaatattttacatatattaaaaataaagtgatgtCATATGTATAATCTAAAACCCTTGCACAAAtatcataaacatttttatggaaataaaatatgtctACATCATCATTTTGACTTGTGATATATGATGGtgtcataaatgaataaatttcttaatttattcaatAGTAAATGTTTATATTgctactgatatttttttttactgtggtgGGTTTGTTGAAgtaatttcattaaataatttcttttgaagGAATCACTGaatcaaaaaatgtttaattttaaaacttttgatgaCTATTGTTAAATTACCCTCTGGAAAATTTTATACCAATTCACAGTCCCCAAAGCAGTCTGTAAGTGTGCTTCTTCTTTCCTTATACTATCACACtggttattaatattttcaaacatttttgccAGTCTGAAAAGTGAAAAGTGATCTCTTTAATGCATTAATTTGTACTTCCTTGATTACTATTGAAATTCAACATCCTTTGCACATTTTgggtaatttatatttcttatgttGTGCATTATCTGTTCATATGTTATTCCTACATTTTCATTGCTTTATCTTCTCTTTTGTATATTTCTGTCATATACATTGtagatattttctcatttgattttgTCTGTGTTTACTGAATATTGTCATAGAAACTTAAAGTTATGATTTAATTAAATCTGacattttttagttgcagtttttattttttattttcttaggctTTTCTTATTCTAAGATTAGCAAATATTCACTTGTCTTCAAGTACTTTTAAGATTTCACTTATTACATTAAGATCAAATCAGTCTTGAATTTGTTTTGATATTAAGTATAAGGTACAGAACTGTGTTTATGCTTGAATTGACTGCTCCAATTTATTGATAAATCCATCCTTTTCCCACTGATGTGAAATGCTAATATTATCCTACACTCCATCATGTACATAGGTACCAACTAAGGATCTTTGATATGGGGAGATTAGAAGCCGACACCAGGGAGGTCCAGGTGCAAAGTAACAAAGATGATAATAGAAATGGAAAGGAAGTGGATTAATGCAAGTAGCCCCCCATTAATGCACAGATGAATAGTGAATAAATCttgtcttctctctgaaatgtgaTAGTCATCAGGAGAACTCAAAGTGACTATACTGTTGTTTTGAACCAGGAAACTGGTGGAAAGTGCCTTGTACAAAAATGCGAAAACAGAAGTGGGCTGTGAAGTAGAATATGATCatcaattaattattaaaaatttgagTTTATGGTCCCAGTAGAATATCTATGTGGTGATATCtatgaagagggagaaagagtgAGAGCGAGCAAGGAAGAGAGTACAGGTAGATCAAACCAagttttagttaactttttgtTTGGCATCTCCTATATTTAAAAGGCAGCACTACATTTTCTGCAGGATTTGTCAACATTGAAAGATTTTACTCTCTTTCTGGAGCAGTAAAGCAGCAGCTAGCACCTCCAGGAGTGTCAGAATCATAGGCAGCACCTCCCAGTAGGGTCAGCCTGGTGCACCAGCGTCTTCCGGTTCCTCTCCCgactctctttcctctcctcctggccAGCTTTAGGTTCCTTCTTCTAAGGCTCCTGACCCCCTCCTCCTAGATCAGAGAGGGTGTGGAATTTCCATTCTTGCAGCCCTGCTGGAGGAAGGTAGAGAGCACTGCAGGGAAAGGGCATGGAGGAAGAGGTGTCTGTGGAACCTCGACCTCATTTCTGGGCTTAGTGCTAGTCCAAGAAAAGCCATGaaaggagcaggaggaagtgAGATGCTTCCTCTATCACTGCCCCACAGAACACCCAGGCTATCACCCCACTGCTCACCTTGAATTGCTCTTTCAGAGGCTGTGGGGAGATCAGCAGAAGCTCAGAGCTGTCATTGATCTGGGACGCGGAATGCTGCCCTCCACAGCTGCAGCTGTTACTTTTGGATGCACTTCTCACAGCCAGTTCAGCCTTTGAGCTGCATGGTTCAGGGTCAAAGAAAGGTTAGTAAAGGCTTATTATGGATTTATTATTATGAGTCTAGAAGACAGCTTTATTTCCAGGAGACACTGTCCATATTTCAAATCACTGACTTGCAAACAGACGTTGGGGCTGGTGCTCCTGGAAGCTGGAAATGGCTGTACTAGTGTTTTCCAGACATGCAGATGAGGTGAAGGATTTGTGTTATTGAAGACATATGCAACTTtcacattttatcataaaaatagatgtaaaaacattttttcagaggctggagttgtgactgagaggtagcatgctcacctaCTATACATTAgtcactaggttcgatccttaacaccacataaataaaataaagatattgtatccacctataactaaatattaaattttttttcaggcaaAGTTTTCCAAATAGTACAAATAGTAGCTCTGAATCAAAGATTCTAAAAGTTTAACAGTAGTCAGAATTGGTAGAGTCTGGTTATTAAAAGTGAAAGCTTTGTACATTTATAATGTCTGCATTATAGTTTAGCATCCTCTATACTATTTTGTCCTTATGGTAAACTGTGAGATACTATTTTCTTCACTTTCCAGATGAAGAAGGTAAAGCTCAGATGGGACAAGCCACTTAACTGCTGGTGCAGTTCAGAGCAAATCCAGGACTCAACCTCTGACCTTGAATTTCCCTGTCCAATCTCCTGTCTCCCACAGTACTTTCAGAGGCCTGCTTCACCTAGCCCCCCACCACTTTTCTTTGGTAAGCAAAATATCCACTTCCTAGACCATTCACATTTTTAGGCCAGCATCATTTATTTTGCTTGCTTGGCCTGCAAGTATCTACTAATGTTCTCTTACACTTCCCTAAATGTAGATTTATAGGCACTGTCAAGAGTCAGTTATAGATTTGATCACATGGGCATAGCCTTttttgataaatttaattttatatacaagGAAATATAAGTAAGCCAGAGGATAAAAGCTTACCACATAGTATTTTGACAATTAATTAAATCAGAGAGGAGAACTGTATTCCTAGGCTAGAAATGATAGAATTGCCATTTTGCACCTGCGGTCACTTTTGGATCCATTTGTGTggtaaatctaaaaagaaaagataatccaaaaattttaaaaaggtatactTTCTTCATAAAATGACTACTCCTCCatacaaataatatcaatcagaTTCCTTTCAATTTACTGCTTTATTATAATTGACTAATTTAAACTCTGCATCTAAAAGATTTCTACGGAAATCTAATGGCTAGTTTCACTAAGGCAAATGGTGAGAGACGTAAAATTTGATTTATGATAGGTTTCATAGGATATAGGGATAAAGAAAGTTGAAAGTGGTTCTAAGAGAAAAGACCACAAACTgggattaaaaaattttttctttggaaaaccCAGAGATGGATCCAGGAGCTCTCCCTACTCCTGCCAAAGTTGATAGCATCCTTAGCTGAGGTGAGCCACAGGTGAGCTGGAGAGTGCTTGAGCCTTATGGATCCATCCCTTCTCTTCATACCACATCTAATGAAGTCAGCAAAAGTTATCACCATAGTAAGGAACCAAGCTGTTGGTTGTTAGGTGTCCTAGTGCCAGAGTGGTCAATGCCTTCACACAAGAAAAGCAGCTTCTGGGGATAAAACATTTATTGTTCAGACCATAGAATAAAACCTCTGGAAACTGTCAGGATGGTCAAGCTGCTTCcatttggcttttaaaaataatgatctcAGTCTGCCCTGTCTTGTCAGAGGTGCAAATTATGGTtatgtataaaatgtttatattttcataacaACCTGGATGGCAGAGCAGGTTACACCTGTTACTTTCCCACAAGCTTAAACTCTGACATCAGTGTCTTCTCATCTCTGCTGGATGTATTACTTAATTGCAGGCAGAGCCACTCTTAAAGCATGGGATTAACACTTTCCTTTTTTACCTTCTCATCGAAGAATGCCAGAATATCCTGGGCAGAGTTGAAAATGTAGGGCTtacatttaagatttttaaatgccTAAGTTTTTCAAATACTTACATATCTAATAAACgtgaaggaaaatggaaaagttcTTGGTTCTTTCATGTTTCCTTTTTATGATCAACATAATAACAAAATCCTTTTGGCATGATTTCTAGTCACGACAAATCAACAGAGTGGTCATAGgggagaaataagaaatttaaatttacacTGAAAAATTCAGCATTTTGTGGACAAATCagtttatatatatgaatgtgtcaTATATTTCAGTTACATATTAGATTTGTTAGTGAAAAGTACCTATATGGTGAAAACTggtaaataaaattcatatttaggATCACTATGAGGAAAGAGAATTtacactttatttatatatgatagcaagTTTATTTTCACTGTCAGCGAAATATTGCATTCTTAAAATTCAGTAAATCTTCCACTATTTTGATAACATTtacatattcagaaaatatttagggTTTAGGAATTAGTATAACTGTTATGTGTAACAGCCTCCATTATAAGCAGACAAAGGTACATAATCACGTTGTTTTCTTTTATGgcttaaatattatcattttaatattatgtatatatgtaatactCTACATACTTGGAAAAATGTAGATTATTGGAGAATTCTTGACCTAAGTACTTTCTTTAAAAGGCTAGAGCCAGGGAGATAAATTTGTAAGGCAGGGGGTCtcaatgagaaaagagaaagaagctcaAAAGTAAGCTGATTCACATCCTTCCCCATACTTTATTCTTTGCTCTTAAGGTCTTTGGGGAAATTTAGGAAAATATGGATTTATACACTTCACAATTTGTTAATACTTTATGCTTTGTTTTCCAAGAGAATCAAGGAAGTATGTTGAGCAAAGTATACAAATTCAACAACTGGGAAATCTCATGGAGAGGTTTCATGACTtatcttcttcagttttctctgGGCAGGGGGGAAACAAAGCATTGAAAACTTTATATCAATATTCTTTTGAAATCAGGAATATAATTAATTTGCTGAGAGGCATGtattaaaatgtgatatgtagtagggtttttttctctctttaatttaAACTGACTCAGAAAGAATTTGagagaaaaattaggaaataaatgTAGCTTTTGATTAAAATCACAATTTTCCATCTAAGTGTTGGTACCAGCTCATCTTCTTTATCTCCATTAATCACATTTTCCTATAGCAAAAGTCCTTTGTGTGTTGTGGTCCATTAACATATCCAGCTCCTACCATTTTCTTAATTATCAACTTCCCAAATGCATCACTTTCCCTGGTCAGATtgtattgtttcctttttgtgtCCTCCTGCCTTATAGATAATAGCCTTGGTGGGGTGATATTAGAAAACAGACTTCCTATCTTAACTCCAGTAATTCCATTTTCTCTACCACTTTCCAACCACAGAACCAGCAATCATCATTGGGTACCATGTCCACCCATCCAGTGGGATCAGGAATAAATACAGACGAGTTAAATCCAACTCAGCAAATAGCTATGTTGTGTCCATTCTGTGCCAGGAACTGTGGTAGGTGCTGGGATACAAAGTGCAGAAGACAACCTACTTGGCCTCAAGAAACTCATGGACTATCACCCAGGCTCTTATCCTTTAGCATTCCTGATCCACTTTGATTATTCTCTCTTGCTCATTCCCTCTGCAACCTCTCCTGCCTTATGGACTTGCTACCTACCTTTACTCACTCTGTTCCTTTATCCtgatagtatttttcttttttttttcctagatactTTTAGTTACAGAAggacataactttatttatttattttttgtgtggtgctgaggattgaacccagtgccttgtacgtgctaggcaagctgtctaccactgagtcacaacctcagcccggtgtttttctttttaactagcACTAACACTTCATCTCCACATAAATAGGAATACAACTTGTAACCCATTCTTCAGAGGATCTTTCTGAACtaagtaaaaacaattttaaatatttaaatatttttattctcctaAGTTACTCAATCACAAGCCACAATAAAGCAGAGATCCCATCTTATCATCTGAAGGGTTAACTTGGGGAAAACAGAATTAGTTTCTTGATTAATTTAAAACTCAATTGGAATCAATTggtgaaatattttcttaaccATTTATAAAATCACATAATAGTAATCACCTCTGAAAACAGCTCAGGAGAAACAATTGATGGATTGTGGCAATTTGTGTATCTTAAGAGTTTGGAAAAGACtgttgaaatgaaaaagaaaaaccatggaGTGTTCATATTCTtgcctaaataaaaaaaaattaaagaaaatttgttttttcacCTGTTCTCACAAGCTACAAGAATTTGTGTAGCTTTATTTCCAAGAGATTAGAATATGAGACctatggaaacagaaaaaaaaagaacatggaaagTGCTGCAAACTAATGCGTTTCTCTAGGTCATTCAAATTATTtaagacaattttatttctcagaTATGGACACCCTGACCTGGCTACCTCAGGAAACTTtcctcttttccattctttttcacCTTACTTTCCCCCACTgtccacaaaagaaaagaaaaaacaaactttagCTGTACTTTGCAGAGACTAGAAAAATTAAACCCTGGCTGTTGAATAAATGACTTCCTTTAATATCTTTGAAATTACCCTAAACCCTCTCTTTACCTGTACTaattaaactttcttttaaaatcaaaacccCACATATAACTGAactacagtttttcttttctttacttattATGGctacaatattatttttgtttacttaaaGCATGCAATTTTCAACTATATTTGGATTAAATACACCTTTTGTGAGCTGGTCTTGAAATGTAACCACTACCTGTAGCGATATATTATGAAGAAATGCTTTTTAAGACTAACAAATGACTTGGTACAATATAACCTGCTTTAAGCTGGAAAATGTttctaatagcatttttttttaatgtaagggTTTTATACCCATGTTTATTAATGTATAGTCACCCAGAATGTTgcttttgaggatttttttttaaaattgagagcTTATATTTTGTCAACTTAGTAGTAGCCACTTCATTTTCAATAGATGAAAGACAGACAATTATTGACATTATAGCTTGTAAATTAATCCTGATTAGTTCATAATGATTGGTTGGATTAACTTTCTATCACATTGGTTATACTGTGTCAGTATATCACACTTGCATACCACCACATTCTGATAACTTGCTCACTATGATTCTTTGCCCTCTAGCAATTTTTTCAGGGTGTTTTTTACTTCcgtgttcctcaggctgtagatcaGAGGATTAAGCATGGGAATCACAAGACTACAAAACACAGAGATCACTTTGTTGTATTTCCACGAATTCTCTGCTTTTGGTTGCTGCAGGTACATGAAAAATAATGTCCCGTAAAAGATGGTGACCACAGTGAGGTGGGAGGCGCAGGTGGAAAATGCTTTGCACTTGCCCTCGGaagactggatttttaaaatagagaagagGATGCAGATATAGGAGATGAGGACCATCAGGAGGGATCCAATGAGATTCACTGCAGAGAAGATCAGGAGCTGCTTCTCTTTGTTGTGGGTATCAGAGCAGGAAAGGGCAAGAAGAGGAGGGTCAGCACAGTAGAAGTGGAGGATCATGTTGGAGTCGCAGAAAGACAACTGGAAAGTCAGGACAGTTTGTATCACAGAGTTCAGGAAGCCATAGGTGTAGACTCCTATCACCAACTCCTTGCAGACCCGCTGTGTCATAATGGCTGTGTAAATCAGAGGGTTGCAGATGGCCAtgtagcggtcataggccattgtAGCCAAGAGGAAGCATTCGGTAGTTGCAAAAGCACTAGAGAAGTACAGCTGAGCAAAACAGCCAGAAAAggaaatagtttttttcttcacCAATAAATTCTGCAGCATCTTGGGTCCAATGGAAGATGAATAACAAAGATCAATGAATGCCAGGTGACTGAGAAAatagtacatgggggtgtggaggcgCGAATCCGCCTTGATGAGCAGGATCAGGCCAAGATTTCCCACTAGGGTGATGAGATAGATTACCAGGAACATCACAAAGAGGGGGAGCTGAAGCTCCGGATGGTCTGTGAATCCCATGAGGACAAATTCTGTCACTGTGGTTCGATTGCTTCTTGCCATTTTGGTCTCTTGCCTACTGtggaaaagaatgaattaaaaaataattagatacttaaaaacaaaagctcCTTTGTCTTTGTTCCAGTACCAGATGATAAAAATTTACCTTTACATTTTTAAGAGTTAAAGGTTATCCCTTTCATGGGACTTTATTTTGCTAAAACACATTTAGAATGTTTGAGCTCATTTCTTTATGGAATAGGGGGCATGATTTTTCTAGAACAGGGTCTATTTTCATGTTAACAGTGTAAATACTTTCAGTTCCTTTCAATAAATGTGTATGTCTGGGTCCCACTTGGGACAGGATAGCATGCTTGGTGTTGGGTGGAGATCGAATACTACATTGTCTTTGTTCTCATGGAGTCTAATTCCTCAAAGAAGAGTGACCTGGGTATGACTAGAGATGTACAGAGTGATGTAGGACTTAGGAGGGAGAGATTGAATGGGGATGGTGTAAATAGAAAAAGCTTCATTCAATTCTTGTCCACTTACCAAACATATTGCACATCTATAATGTGCCAGATGCTATCCTAAATGAAGAtgacacaaaaatgaataaaacatgtcTGTCTTTAGTGAGTTCACAGGCTAGtaggaaaaatacatatataaataactaGTTGCAATTCAGTGTGGATAGTACTACGAAGAGAGAAATCCCCTAATTCCACTTGTCTACTGGAAGGGTgttgtgcctgtgtgtgtgtgtgtgtgtgtgtgtgtgtgtgtgtgtaggatcAAAAATCTTTAAAGAGACAACACTGAATTATATTCACTATTAggctgaatattttaaattataaatgcaaTATGTTCACTTGGTAAAAATTTTACATAGTACAGAGggatataaataaaaggaaaaaaaacccttgaaaacaaaaacaacccctcCCCCCAGTGTTCTCCATACTACCTCCAATATAATTGCTTAATGGTGAACAGTTCCTTCTGTATCCTAAAGATGTGATGTAGATTTgatacacacacaagcacacacacatttttcctaCATAAATGAGATCATATAATTTTGTACCTTCTTTTTACACTTTGCAGTATTTCCAAATTCATGATATTCCTTTTGTAGCTGTATCATAACTTAATAATGTATTCCCTCTTATTGgacatttaaatgtttataatttttgttagttttttttctatttcaaagctGGAATAAACATCCACATGCATGTATATGAATAGAGGATAACTTTTGAAAGTAGAGTATGGGTCAAAATgtgtacattcattttttttcttttgatggtgATTGACAAGTTAAATCAGCTCTTTGATTTGcatattacaattatttttcagtttttcacttGAACTTTAATGTTGGTATGGCAGTTTTTCTTTGTGCTAGGCAGGAAGTTTTAAATGGTTTGatgtcaaatgtttttcttttttttttttttgagagagagagagagagagagagagagagagagagagagagagagagaattttttttaatatttattttatagttttttcagtggacacaacatctttgtttgtttgtggtgctgaggatcgaacccgggctgtacgcatgccaggcgagcgtgctaccgcttgagccacatccccagcccaaatgtttttctttttgagagttCTGATTTTCATGACACAGTAGATAGACATTTTTCaatttcatattattaaaaaattatttcttgtttCCTTCTAGATTTGAATCATCCATTCTCCCACCTATGTCCTACATCACTAGATTCATTGGAATTTAACTTTGATGTAACCAATGAGGTAATCAactctttatatttatttctccaaattGCTAGTCAAGTGTCCTAATGCAACTTATTGGTAAAATAATTTTCCTGACAATTCTATTGATTTAAAATTCTAGCCTTATTGTATACTAAAACATCCTTAAGTACTGAGTCAATTATTTTGCAGCGTCATCTAGAACAATGACCAAACTTTGAATataagttattttcattttaatatgtgaTAGAGATATTCTCATATGTATAATTTTCCATATTaactttagaattattttattaaatcctATACCACTTGCTTTTTAAATGCAGTTTAATTGACTTGAGATATTAATTCTGGAAGGATTGAcatcattataataaaaaataattttcattcctATAAATAAggtatatatttcatttattaaaatttttcttaaacagagttttaatgttttctttaaactttttagaTATATACCATATGTATTTCTTTAAAGTGTATTCAtagatattttatctttttgtcacTACTGATGaagtcttattttcttattttatctttcatgTTGTAGTCTAAGTATTGTTTACATATAGAAAGCTAttaattttggggctggggatgtggctcaattggtagcgagctggcctggcatgcatgaggcactgggttccatcctcagtaccacataaaaaataaataaagatattgtgtccacctaaaattattaaaaaaacgaaaagaaaaaaactaaaaaaaagaaaagctattaatttttataaataaaatttatagctaCCTTTCTTATATAGTTTCTTATCATTTAAAATTGATTATCTTGAGTTTTCGAATACGTATTCCTATAATATGAAAAAGATGTGACTTTCTTTACTCATTTCTAAATAGTAGTatctttcattcctttctcttctctgcttGTATTAGCTAGTACTTCCAGAGCAATGTTAAAAAATTAGTGATAATGGTGGTAATTTTTACCTTTTATCTGCAGAAATACAAGGAGATGCTCAGGGCTTATAGACAGAGGGGAATACCCTATGTTACTGAGGTGTGAAAAAGACCAGACATTAAAAACTGTAAATATGTGGTGTAGTTAAGAGCAGTCTTCCTAGGAGTGAGCATGTGTTTGACATTGGCTGAGCTTAGTGCAAGAATAACAAATGGAGCTGGGccaggtggcacaggcctataatcccactgacttgggagggcaaaacaggaggattgcaagttcaaagccagctttgcaACTTAGAGAGGgactaaacaacttagtgagaccctgtctcaaaataaaattagaaataaaaatgaaaaaggggctagatatgttgctcagtagttaaacacccctaggttttaatccccagcagaaaaacaaacaaaacaaagtaagaaacaacaacaaaggagGCCCACGAATCTATAtgtgctaaaaatatttaaaagttaatgaGCAATAcagcaaattaataaaatatattctgttcTCCCCCTTAACAAAGAtacatttaaaatgcccaggaaag
This portion of the Ictidomys tridecemlineatus isolate mIctTri1 chromosome 4, mIctTri1.hap1, whole genome shotgun sequence genome encodes:
- the LOC101973047 gene encoding olfactory receptor 5M5; the encoded protein is MARSNRTTVTEFVLMGFTDHPELQLPLFVMFLVIYLITLVGNLGLILLIKADSRLHTPMYYFLSHLAFIDLCYSSSIGPKMLQNLLVKKKTISFSGCFAQLYFSSAFATTECFLLATMAYDRYMAICNPLIYTAIMTQRVCKELVIGVYTYGFLNSVIQTVLTFQLSFCDSNMILHFYCADPPLLALSCSDTHNKEKQLLIFSAVNLIGSLLMVLISYICILFSILKIQSSEGKCKAFSTCASHLTVVTIFYGTLFFMYLQQPKAENSWKYNKVISVFCSLVIPMLNPLIYSLRNTEVKNTLKKLLEGKES